From the genome of Macrobrachium nipponense isolate FS-2020 chromosome 29, ASM1510439v2, whole genome shotgun sequence, one region includes:
- the LOC135206067 gene encoding superoxide dismutase [Cu-Zn]-like: MSAIRYALWAALTLGAATALPAEGGRHIVYINNNNYPSLLYINNANGGRTAMDTNDDNSDIIQLILYPVDEDAKRTRKATVVLQGDAQGTLTLTQKEPPVGATHIEGEILNLTPGPHGFHVHDLGDLSGGCVTAGGHYNPYKKNHGAPEHRERHIGDLGNIQADTQGRAYVNVTDPLVSLVGPRSVIGRAVVVHADEDDLGLGGHADSLKTGNAGGRVACGVIGHA; this comes from the exons ATGTCAGCAATCCGGTATGCTCTATGGGCGGCGCTAACGCTGGGCGCGGCCACGGCTCTGCCCGCGGAGGGTGGGCGGCACATCGtgtacatcaacaacaacaattaccCTTCTCTGCTGTACATCAACAACGCAAACGGCGGAAGGACAGCCATGGACACGAACGATGACAATTCCGACATCATCCAGCTCATCCTCTACCCTGTGGATGAG GACGCAAAGAGGACCAGAAAGGCGACGGTCGTCCTTCAAGGAGATGCCCAGGGCACGCTCACGCTGACCCAGAAGGAGCCTCCTGTGGGAGCTACCCACATTGAAGGGGAGATTCTCAACCTGACCCCAGGTCCACACGGTTTCCACGTCCATGACCTGGGCGACCTCTCCGGCGGCTGCGTTACTGCTGGAGGTCACTACAATCCTTATAAG AAAAACCACGGCGCCCCCGAACACCGCGAGCGCCACATCGGTGACCTGGGCAACATCCAGGCGGACACCCAAGGGCGGGCTTACGTCAACGTCACCGATCCCCTCGTGAGTCTCGTAGGCCCCCGGTCCGTCATAGGGCGCGCCGTCGTCGTCCACGCCGACGAGGACGACCTGGGCTTAGGAGGACACGCAGACAGCCTTAAGACGGGCAACGCCGGAGGGCGCGTCGCCTGCGGGGTGATTGGCCACGCGTGA